The proteins below come from a single Brevundimonas sp. LM2 genomic window:
- a CDS encoding M48 family metallopeptidase has product MTRRLTALAAALLATSSLAACAYNDTLGRNQLILGDPAAINQQSDAAWAELLRTQSPTRSGPQVERIRTVGDRLVRAAGLTNRAWDYAVFNSQSPNAFVLPSGKIGVSSGLLALVQNDDQLATVIGHEIGHVVAQHAAERASSTALAGIGLSVAQGVAGSRGEAVGSFGNIAAQYGLLLPHSRRDELEADRLGVDYLAAAGFRPSQAIALWRLMAQQRQSGQPEFASTHPSDATRIQALEGYIAQRGWA; this is encoded by the coding sequence ATGACCCGCCGCCTGACCGCCCTCGCCGCCGCCCTCCTCGCCACCTCGAGCCTGGCCGCCTGCGCCTACAACGACACGCTCGGCCGCAACCAGCTGATCCTGGGCGATCCGGCCGCGATCAACCAGCAGTCCGACGCGGCCTGGGCCGAGCTGCTGCGGACGCAGAGCCCGACCCGCAGCGGACCTCAGGTCGAGCGGATCCGTACCGTCGGCGACCGTCTGGTGCGCGCCGCCGGCCTGACCAACCGCGCCTGGGACTACGCCGTCTTCAACAGCCAGAGCCCCAACGCCTTCGTCCTTCCGTCCGGCAAGATCGGCGTGAGCAGCGGCCTGCTGGCGCTCGTGCAGAACGACGATCAGCTGGCCACCGTCATCGGTCACGAGATCGGCCACGTCGTGGCCCAGCACGCCGCCGAGCGGGCGTCCTCCACGGCCCTGGCCGGCATCGGCCTGTCGGTGGCCCAGGGCGTGGCCGGTTCGCGCGGCGAGGCGGTCGGGTCCTTCGGCAACATCGCGGCCCAGTACGGCCTGCTCCTGCCCCACTCGCGCCGCGACGAGCTGGAGGCCGACCGCCTGGGCGTCGACTACCTGGCCGCCGCGGGCTTCCGCCCGTCGCAGGCCATCGCCCTGTGGCGGTTGATGGCGCAGCAACGCCAGTCCGGCCAGCCCGAGTTCGCCTCCACCCACCCGTCGGACGCGACCCGAATCCAGGCGCTGGAAGGCTATATCGCGCAGCGCGGCTGGGCCTGA
- a CDS encoding TonB-dependent receptor: MGYRGWLLSSAMGSILGLVSGGAQAQNVDTAPQAAAAVDEVVVTGQRFGSGLSRATFSLGREDLDDRPLGAEITQSLQKIPGVQVSTGDSRGGSFSYEIALRGLSDEQIGLTIDGIPTGDSRFNGGSPPMRFIEPSNIGRIDVSQSSGDIGAPSRFALGGFIDFVTDDPAATPGASFEGGIGSFDFRRASVRLDSGEVADGLSAYVSASSQDYDVWAGEDSRSASRDHYEVKAVKRFANGSRVQARVAYNDQTDNDFNVVTLQEFEADPDTDRATDAISGIPSRDVDYGGALGGTREDLLAYVNIDLALSPSATLSLNPYYQTLDGESFRYQDRARDLTGSDPRAVTGYNANGGAVRPVLVTARNSNVVGGPADMRVTPRDRERYGVTGEFRVEDLFAGHTLRVGGWWEGGDSTERRNFYRITDSATSIAYDRAALNYVEYERSAEVETTMLYVQDAMVFLDGRLKIDAGLTWFDIDYAARSPLEYRAEVAFSQPSDVNPKLGAVYSLSDAWEVFGGYAQNFAGIPEDAFLGSTAVINPGDLEPVETENFDLGLRFVRDTMALSIQAYSVDLANNVGIVPRDPAAPVDPDEVVRGNVATRAANTAGITTRGIELTGFTDLGSVSLYGSYAYQDAKHDDPAVGSRARLDLASVGVIGGARVRDIPEHSAYGEINWTPLPRLKLQASARYIGDRVGGHILRSGTFEEVAVDELEAYTLVGLSGQYDLDCGGLCQDVRLQLNVDNLFDEDYIASVSSATATQPEFGLTAGSTTGRTLDRYFIGAPRTVTLSLRARF; this comes from the coding sequence ATGGGTTATCGGGGATGGCTGCTGTCGAGCGCGATGGGCTCGATCCTGGGGCTGGTGAGCGGGGGGGCGCAGGCACAGAACGTGGACACCGCGCCGCAGGCCGCCGCGGCGGTGGACGAGGTGGTCGTCACCGGTCAGCGGTTCGGCTCCGGCCTCAGCCGCGCCACCTTCTCCCTGGGGCGCGAGGACCTGGACGACCGGCCGCTGGGGGCCGAGATCACCCAGAGCCTGCAGAAGATCCCCGGCGTCCAGGTCTCGACCGGCGACAGCCGGGGCGGCAGCTTCTCCTATGAGATCGCCCTGCGCGGGCTCAGCGACGAGCAGATCGGTCTGACCATCGACGGCATTCCGACGGGCGACTCGCGCTTCAACGGCGGTTCGCCGCCGATGCGGTTCATCGAGCCCAGCAACATCGGCCGGATCGACGTGTCGCAGAGCTCCGGCGACATCGGTGCGCCGTCGCGCTTCGCCCTCGGCGGCTTCATCGACTTCGTCACCGACGATCCGGCGGCCACGCCCGGGGCGAGCTTCGAGGGCGGGATCGGGTCGTTCGACTTCCGCCGCGCCTCGGTCCGCCTCGACAGCGGCGAGGTGGCTGACGGGCTCAGCGCCTATGTGTCGGCGTCCAGCCAGGACTATGACGTCTGGGCCGGCGAGGACAGCCGTTCGGCCAGCCGCGACCACTATGAGGTGAAGGCCGTCAAACGCTTCGCCAACGGATCTCGGGTCCAGGCCCGGGTGGCCTACAACGACCAGACCGACAACGATTTCAACGTCGTCACCCTGCAGGAGTTCGAGGCCGATCCCGACACCGACCGGGCGACGGACGCGATCTCGGGCATTCCCTCGCGCGACGTCGACTATGGCGGGGCCCTGGGCGGGACGCGCGAGGACCTGTTGGCCTATGTCAACATCGACCTGGCGCTGAGCCCGTCGGCGACCCTGTCGCTGAACCCCTACTACCAGACGCTGGACGGCGAATCCTTCCGCTATCAGGACCGCGCCCGCGACCTGACGGGTTCGGATCCCCGGGCGGTGACCGGCTACAACGCGAATGGCGGGGCGGTGCGCCCGGTGCTGGTAACGGCCCGGAACAGCAATGTCGTCGGCGGGCCGGCCGACATGCGGGTGACCCCGCGCGACCGCGAACGCTATGGCGTCACCGGCGAGTTCCGGGTGGAGGACCTGTTCGCCGGCCACACGCTGCGCGTCGGCGGCTGGTGGGAGGGCGGGGACTCCACCGAGCGCCGCAACTTCTATCGCATCACGGATTCGGCGACGAGCATCGCCTATGACCGGGCGGCCCTGAACTATGTCGAATACGAGCGCTCGGCCGAGGTCGAGACCACCATGCTGTATGTGCAGGACGCGATGGTCTTCCTGGACGGGCGGCTGAAGATCGATGCCGGCCTGACCTGGTTCGACATCGACTATGCCGCGCGCTCGCCGCTGGAATACCGGGCCGAGGTCGCCTTCTCGCAGCCCTCGGACGTCAATCCCAAGCTGGGCGCGGTCTATTCCCTGAGCGACGCTTGGGAGGTGTTCGGGGGCTATGCCCAGAATTTCGCCGGCATCCCCGAGGACGCCTTCCTGGGGTCGACCGCCGTCATCAATCCGGGCGACCTGGAGCCGGTCGAGACCGAGAATTTCGACCTCGGCCTGCGGTTCGTGCGCGACACGATGGCCCTGTCGATCCAGGCCTATAGCGTCGATCTGGCCAACAACGTCGGCATCGTGCCGCGCGATCCGGCCGCCCCGGTCGATCCGGACGAGGTGGTGCGCGGCAACGTCGCCACCCGGGCGGCCAACACCGCCGGGATCACCACGCGCGGGATCGAACTGACCGGCTTCACCGACTTGGGATCGGTGTCGCTGTATGGCTCCTACGCCTACCAGGACGCCAAGCATGACGATCCGGCGGTGGGCAGCCGGGCACGGCTCGACCTGGCCTCGGTCGGGGTCATCGGTGGGGCCCGGGTGCGGGACATCCCCGAACACTCGGCCTATGGCGAGATCAACTGGACCCCGCTGCCCCGGCTGAAGCTCCAGGCCAGCGCCCGTTACATCGGCGACCGGGTCGGGGGCCACATCCTGCGCTCGGGGACCTTCGAGGAGGTCGCGGTCGACGAGCTGGAGGCCTACACCCTGGTCGGGCTGAGCGGGCAGTACGACCTGGACTGCGGCGGCCTGTGCCAGGACGTGCGGCTGCAGCTCAACGTCGATAACCTGTTCGACGAGGACTATATCGCCTCGGTCTCGAGCGCGACGGCGACCCAGCCGGAGTTTGGCCTGACCGCCGGCAGCACCACGGGCCGGACCCTGGACCGCTATTTCATCGGCGCGCCGCGCACGGTGACGCTGTCGCTGCGGGCCCGGTTCTAG
- the cysK gene encoding cysteine synthase A, whose amino-acid sequence MSDLPTAYDTVRHATHGRGKVYDSIIDTIGDTPIVGLPRLSAEHQPKARVLAKLEFFNPTSSVKDRIGVSMIEALEAAGRLTPDSVIIEPTSGNTGIGLAFVAAAKGYRLILVMPESMSIERRKMLALLGAELMLTPAEKGMKGAIAMASELLERTPGAVTPSQFENPANPSIHRVTTAEEIWNDTGGTVDIVVSGVGTGGTITGVGQGLKAKKPSVRMIAVEPTASPVLSGGEPGPHKIQGIGAGFIPAIVDRSVIDGVEQVSNEDSFEMARKVARVEGIPVGISSGAALVAAFRLAALDENAGKTIVVIIPSFAERYLSTALFEGL is encoded by the coding sequence ATGTCCGACCTGCCGACCGCCTACGACACCGTCCGCCACGCGACCCACGGCCGCGGCAAGGTCTATGACAGCATCATCGACACCATCGGCGACACTCCGATCGTCGGCCTGCCGCGCCTGTCGGCCGAGCACCAGCCCAAGGCCCGCGTCCTGGCCAAGCTGGAGTTCTTCAACCCCACGTCGTCGGTCAAGGACCGCATCGGCGTGTCGATGATCGAGGCGCTGGAGGCGGCGGGCCGTCTGACGCCGGACAGCGTCATCATCGAGCCGACCAGCGGCAATACGGGGATCGGCCTGGCCTTCGTGGCGGCGGCGAAAGGCTATCGGCTGATCCTGGTCATGCCGGAAAGCATGTCGATCGAGCGGCGCAAGATGCTGGCCCTGCTGGGGGCCGAACTGATGCTGACCCCGGCCGAGAAAGGCATGAAGGGCGCCATCGCCATGGCGAGCGAGCTGCTGGAGCGCACCCCGGGCGCGGTTACGCCGTCGCAGTTCGAGAACCCCGCCAATCCTTCGATCCACCGCGTCACGACGGCCGAGGAAATCTGGAACGACACGGGCGGCACGGTGGACATCGTCGTGTCCGGCGTCGGCACCGGCGGGACCATCACCGGCGTCGGCCAGGGTCTGAAGGCCAAGAAGCCCTCCGTCCGCATGATCGCGGTCGAGCCGACGGCATCGCCCGTGCTGTCGGGAGGCGAGCCGGGTCCGCACAAGATCCAGGGGATCGGGGCCGGCTTCATCCCCGCCATCGTCGACCGGTCCGTCATCGACGGGGTCGAGCAGGTCTCCAACGAGGACAGTTTCGAGATGGCCCGCAAGGTCGCGCGGGTCGAGGGGATCCCGGTCGGCATCAGTTCGGGCGCGGCCCTGGTCGCGGCCTTCCGCCTGGCCGCCCTGGACGAGAACGCGGGCAAGACCATCGTGGTGATCATTCCCAGCTTCGCCGAACGCTACCTGTCGACCGCCCTGTTCGAGGGGCTGTAA
- a CDS encoding Uma2 family endonuclease, with amino-acid sequence MNVALNLMTADEFLVWCLDQEDRWELVNGMPIRMMTGATHAHDDVVLNLIVELGNQLKGKRCKPKTANIAARMPEGNVRRPGVTVDCGPADRTALESAAPTAFFEVLSKSTRAFDIARKPEEYKRVPSLRSIVLIDPNLPRVMVWERADEATPWTYRDVDGLEGRIELPAIEVSLTTAALYDGITFEADS; translated from the coding sequence GTGAACGTTGCGCTCAATTTAATGACGGCGGACGAGTTCCTGGTCTGGTGCCTGGATCAGGAGGACCGCTGGGAACTGGTCAACGGCATGCCGATCCGCATGATGACCGGGGCCACCCATGCCCACGACGACGTGGTGCTGAACCTGATCGTCGAACTCGGCAATCAGTTGAAGGGCAAACGCTGCAAGCCGAAGACAGCGAACATCGCCGCCCGGATGCCGGAGGGCAATGTCCGGCGGCCCGGCGTGACGGTCGATTGCGGGCCGGCCGATCGGACGGCGCTGGAAAGCGCGGCCCCGACGGCATTCTTCGAGGTGCTTTCGAAATCGACCCGCGCCTTCGACATCGCCCGCAAGCCCGAGGAATACAAAAGGGTGCCGAGCCTGCGTTCCATCGTGCTGATCGACCCCAACCTGCCGCGCGTGATGGTGTGGGAGCGGGCGGACGAGGCGACGCCCTGGACCTATCGGGACGTCGACGGTCTGGAGGGCCGAATCGAGCTGCCGGCGATCGAGGTCAGCCTGACGACGGCCGCCCTCTATGACGGCATCACGTTTGAGGCGGACTCCTGA
- a CDS encoding DUF2336 domain-containing protein, producing the protein MSEPALAQTSEPLVPDAPPPVFRARHALLKRLADVVSLPASRVNAFERSVVGDLLVEMLRLAAPRERHRVAQRLTPLSELPNSLARMLLRDDPTIAGLLIEGCASLSDADLVACARDTTFEHRFLMASRRGLSEVVTETLIAYDETPVIEAILRNTTARLSQCGVEAVVNLSRSSPTLCGHLLRRSELRPSGAYVMFWWCGADDRKTILQRFAVSREVMQEVVEDVFIMAAAEGWQDPVARKALQFIERRQRNRAAIEKSPYKSLEHAVSEAAKEGLDREVAAEIAYLAGIKPLTGAKILGDVCGEPLAILCKATGLSRVDLQNLWRSMRRPETTVGGGVHPDWERVQITYEMLAVDRAQTVLRYWNWSLSSAMSPALLKAIREGEEEALDDYSAPERAARLMLAENFGR; encoded by the coding sequence ATGTCCGAACCGGCCCTCGCCCAGACTTCAGAGCCTCTGGTGCCCGACGCCCCGCCGCCGGTCTTCCGCGCGCGCCATGCGTTGCTGAAGCGACTGGCGGACGTGGTGTCGCTGCCGGCCAGTCGGGTCAATGCGTTCGAGCGCTCCGTCGTCGGCGACCTGCTGGTCGAGATGCTGCGGCTGGCCGCGCCGCGAGAGCGCCACCGGGTGGCGCAGCGGCTGACCCCTTTGAGCGAACTGCCCAACAGCCTGGCGCGGATGCTGCTGCGCGATGATCCCACCATCGCCGGTCTGCTCATCGAGGGGTGCGCGTCATTGAGCGACGCCGATCTGGTCGCCTGCGCTCGCGATACGACCTTCGAACACCGCTTCCTGATGGCCAGCCGGCGCGGCCTGTCCGAGGTCGTGACCGAGACCCTGATCGCCTATGACGAGACGCCGGTCATCGAGGCGATCCTGCGCAACACCACCGCGCGGCTGTCGCAGTGCGGCGTCGAAGCCGTCGTCAATCTCAGCCGATCCTCGCCGACGCTGTGCGGCCATCTGCTGCGCCGGTCGGAACTGCGACCGTCCGGGGCCTATGTGATGTTCTGGTGGTGCGGCGCCGACGACCGCAAGACCATCCTGCAGCGTTTCGCCGTCTCGCGCGAAGTCATGCAGGAGGTGGTCGAGGACGTCTTCATCATGGCGGCGGCCGAGGGCTGGCAGGACCCCGTCGCGCGCAAGGCGCTGCAGTTCATCGAGCGTCGCCAGAGAAACCGCGCGGCGATCGAGAAGAGTCCGTACAAAAGTCTCGAACATGCGGTGAGCGAGGCGGCCAAGGAGGGACTGGACCGCGAGGTCGCGGCCGAGATCGCCTATCTGGCCGGCATCAAACCTCTGACCGGGGCCAAGATCCTGGGGGACGTCTGCGGCGAGCCTCTGGCCATCCTGTGCAAGGCCACCGGTCTTTCGCGCGTCGACCTTCAGAACCTCTGGCGCTCGATGCGACGGCCGGAAACAACCGTCGGTGGCGGCGTGCACCCGGACTGGGAGCGGGTCCAGATCACCTACGAGATGCTGGCCGTCGACCGCGCCCAGACGGTGCTGCGCTACTGGAACTGGTCCCTCTCCTCGGCGATGTCGCCGGCCTTGCTGAAGGCCATCCGCGAAGGCGAGGAGGAGGCGTTGGACGACTATTCGGCCCCCGAACGGGCGGCCAGGTTGATGCTGGCCGAGAACTTCGGACGCTGA
- a CDS encoding LacI family DNA-binding transcriptional regulator: protein MPDPSLRARPTLKEVARLAGVSIASASYALHNRGSVGEATRQRVREAAETLGYRPNAIAQAMKTGKSGALGLIVPDLSNPLFPALAQTVVHAAREAGHRVLIADSQGSHAAEIEAARDLAAFGADGLIWFPVNDTDSLAGVTAGLPTVVIDRDVPGYDQVQPDYRAGGLMGARLLTSLGHRAIGIVAGPVDVQNSRVRADAAAMELQGEVRLAWRVVNPYALDLEPEVIAALESRTATAILCGADIIALGVMQALRGLGLDVPGDVSVLGFDDIHWCELTTPTLSSVRIPIEEIGAEAVSLLLQRIAAPRDPRRRVSFDVRIVERGSVAAPAKVVVEA, encoded by the coding sequence ATGCCGGACCCATCCCTTCGCGCACGCCCTACGCTCAAGGAGGTCGCGCGCCTGGCCGGAGTCTCGATCGCCTCGGCCTCCTATGCCCTGCACAACCGCGGCTCCGTCGGGGAGGCCACCCGACAACGGGTGCGCGAGGCGGCCGAGACCCTGGGCTACCGGCCGAACGCGATCGCTCAGGCGATGAAGACCGGCAAGTCCGGGGCGCTCGGGCTGATCGTGCCGGACCTCAGCAACCCCCTGTTTCCCGCCCTGGCCCAGACGGTCGTCCATGCGGCGCGCGAGGCGGGGCACCGCGTGCTGATCGCCGACAGCCAGGGCTCGCATGCGGCCGAGATCGAGGCGGCGCGGGACCTGGCGGCCTTCGGGGCCGACGGCCTGATCTGGTTTCCGGTCAACGACACGGACTCTCTGGCCGGGGTGACGGCGGGTCTGCCGACGGTGGTGATCGACCGCGACGTGCCCGGATACGACCAGGTCCAGCCCGACTATCGGGCGGGCGGCCTGATGGGGGCGCGGCTGCTGACCAGCCTGGGGCACCGCGCCATCGGCATCGTGGCCGGGCCTGTGGATGTGCAGAACTCGCGTGTGCGGGCCGATGCGGCGGCGATGGAGCTGCAGGGCGAGGTCCGCCTGGCCTGGCGGGTGGTCAATCCCTATGCCCTGGATCTGGAGCCCGAGGTGATCGCGGCGCTGGAGTCCCGGACCGCCACGGCGATCCTGTGCGGGGCCGACATCATCGCCCTGGGGGTCATGCAGGCCCTGCGTGGCCTGGGGCTGGACGTGCCGGGCGATGTGTCGGTGCTGGGCTTCGACGACATCCATTGGTGCGAGCTGACGACCCCCACGCTCAGCAGCGTGCGGATTCCGATCGAGGAGATCGGCGCCGAGGCTGTGTCGCTCCTGCTTCAGCGGATCGCCGCGCCCCGGGATCCCCGCCGCCGGGTCTCGTTCGATGTCCGCATCGTGGAGCGGGGATCGGTGGCGGCCCCGGCCAAGGTCGTCGTCGAAGCCTGA
- a CDS encoding Uma2 family endonuclease, with protein MNAALKLMTPDAFLDWCQSQEDRWELVDGMPRMMTGATRRHDRIVVNLIADLHSKLRGKPCQPNTADVAALMLHGNVRRPDVTVDCASAPRQIPEQHGADGLFRSAVALDPHHRPDAQGRGVQADADP; from the coding sequence ATGAACGCCGCGCTCAAGCTGATGACGCCCGACGCCTTCCTGGACTGGTGCCAGTCCCAGGAGGATCGTTGGGAACTGGTCGACGGCATGCCTCGGATGATGACCGGGGCGACGCGTCGGCACGACCGGATCGTGGTCAACCTGATCGCCGACCTGCACAGTAAGCTGCGCGGCAAGCCCTGCCAGCCCAACACCGCCGATGTCGCGGCGCTGATGCTGCACGGCAATGTCCGGCGACCGGACGTAACAGTCGATTGCGCGAGCGCGCCCCGACAAATCCCTGAGCAGCACGGCGCCGACGGTCTTTTTCGAAGTGCTGTCGCCCTCGACCCGCACCATCGACCTGATGCGCAAGGCCGAGGAGTTCAAGCTGATGCCGACCCTTAG
- a CDS encoding PAS domain S-box protein: MIRAFDWASTSLGPIDLWPQSLRTATALLVASPVPMVMLWGPAGVMIYNDAYSVFAGGRHPQLLGSNVREGWPEVADFNDNVMKVGLAGGTLAYRDQELTLHRHGRPEQVWMDLNYWPVADEDGRPAGVICTVIETTDRHHMRARKEALLDLNDTLQDLTDAGEIAHAGASILARALGVSRAGYGLIDAATATIEIQKDHAPPGGISLTGSVAFADYGAMFPDLLQGRVVAVDDVALDPRTTEAIEAMRHLDVAATVNLPLLEQGELVALMYVGNDRPRHWTSPELSLIREFTVRVRTATERARASAELADSESRYRTLFDAIDEGFCIIEFTDGPEGPDSDYIHVEVNRVAAEQAGLSDLDGRSVREMLGDEGRDWVELYRPVLQTGQPLRLERELQSTGRWLEVAAFRLEPAARRQVAVLFKDLTERKRAETALRQSEAQFRAFAEAVPNHVWASRPDGHLYWFNSQIYHYVGLSEGALDGREGWANIVHPDDLPAAAAAWARSLETGEVYRTEFRARRADGAWRWFGVQAEPVRDAEGRITGWVGANSDIDDIRRLNAQLEILLAGSKAERDRLWTLSADALARADYAGGLLAVNPAWTAILGWSEQELLTNPYADIIHPDDLEATVAALTRMGETGQAVRYENNILSKSGVWTPMGWTVSPEPDGVHFIAVGRDLTEDKARERQLALAQEALRQSQKMEAVGQLTGGIAHDFNNLLAGISGSLELLSRRLSEGRLNGMERYIDAAQGSAQRAASLTQRLLAFSRRQTLDPKPTDVNRLIAGMEDLIRRSVGPDVEVEVVGAGGLWATRVDPSQLENALLNLCINGRDAMAPDGGRLTIETANKWLDERAAAERDLAPGQYISLCVTDTGSGMTPEVQAQAFDPFFTTKPQGQGTGLGLSMIHGFVRQSGGQVRIYSELGKGTTLCLYLPRDQAGVEEGEDVAPTAVAEGGHGETVLIIDDEETVRMLVAEVLGEAGYNVIEAPDGPSGLEILRSDRRIDLLVSDVGLPGGLNGRQVADAARVTRPELKVLFITGYAENAAVGNGLLAPGMEVLTKPFVMGDLAAKVHDMIEG; this comes from the coding sequence TTGATCCGCGCCTTCGACTGGGCGTCGACGTCGCTCGGGCCGATCGACCTCTGGCCGCAGAGCCTGCGCACGGCCACGGCTCTGCTGGTGGCTTCACCCGTGCCCATGGTCATGCTGTGGGGTCCGGCGGGCGTGATGATCTACAACGACGCCTATTCGGTCTTCGCGGGCGGGCGTCATCCGCAGCTGCTCGGCTCGAACGTGCGCGAGGGCTGGCCCGAGGTCGCCGACTTCAACGACAACGTCATGAAGGTGGGCCTGGCCGGCGGCACCCTGGCCTATCGCGATCAGGAACTGACCCTGCATCGCCATGGACGGCCGGAGCAGGTCTGGATGGACCTCAACTACTGGCCTGTGGCGGACGAGGACGGCCGGCCGGCCGGCGTCATCTGCACCGTCATCGAGACCACCGACCGCCATCACATGCGGGCCCGAAAGGAGGCCCTGCTCGACCTGAACGATACGCTGCAGGACCTGACCGATGCCGGAGAGATCGCCCACGCCGGGGCCAGCATCCTGGCCAGGGCCCTTGGGGTCTCGCGGGCCGGCTATGGTCTGATCGATGCCGCCACGGCGACCATCGAGATCCAGAAGGACCATGCGCCACCCGGCGGCATCAGCCTGACCGGCAGCGTGGCCTTCGCCGACTATGGCGCCATGTTCCCGGACCTGCTGCAGGGCCGGGTCGTGGCCGTCGACGACGTCGCCCTGGACCCCCGCACCACCGAGGCGATCGAGGCGATGCGTCATCTGGACGTGGCCGCCACCGTGAACCTTCCGCTGCTCGAGCAGGGCGAACTCGTCGCGCTGATGTACGTCGGCAATGATCGCCCCCGCCACTGGACCTCGCCCGAGCTGAGCCTGATCCGCGAGTTCACCGTCCGGGTCCGCACCGCGACCGAGCGCGCCCGCGCCTCGGCCGAGCTCGCCGACAGCGAAAGCCGCTACCGCACCCTGTTCGATGCCATCGACGAAGGCTTCTGCATCATCGAGTTCACGGACGGCCCGGAGGGACCCGACAGCGACTACATCCATGTCGAGGTCAATCGCGTCGCCGCCGAACAGGCGGGCCTTTCCGATCTCGACGGCCGCAGCGTGAGAGAGATGCTGGGCGACGAGGGCCGCGACTGGGTCGAGCTGTATCGCCCTGTGCTCCAGACCGGCCAGCCGCTGCGCCTGGAGCGGGAGCTGCAGTCCACGGGGCGCTGGCTCGAGGTCGCCGCCTTTCGCCTCGAGCCGGCCGCGCGCCGGCAGGTTGCCGTGCTGTTCAAGGACCTGACCGAGCGGAAGCGCGCCGAGACCGCCCTGCGCCAGAGCGAGGCTCAGTTCCGGGCCTTCGCCGAGGCCGTGCCCAACCATGTCTGGGCCAGTCGGCCGGACGGCCACCTCTACTGGTTCAACAGCCAGATCTACCACTACGTTGGCCTGTCGGAAGGCGCGCTTGACGGGCGGGAAGGCTGGGCGAACATCGTCCACCCCGACGACCTGCCGGCCGCGGCCGCGGCCTGGGCCCGATCGCTGGAGACCGGGGAGGTCTACCGCACCGAGTTCCGCGCCCGCCGCGCCGATGGCGCCTGGCGCTGGTTCGGGGTCCAGGCCGAGCCGGTGCGGGACGCCGAGGGCCGGATCACGGGATGGGTCGGGGCGAACAGCGACATCGACGACATCCGCCGTCTTAACGCGCAGCTCGAAATCCTGCTCGCGGGCAGCAAGGCCGAGCGCGACCGGCTTTGGACCCTGTCCGCCGACGCCCTCGCCCGCGCCGACTACGCCGGGGGCCTGCTGGCGGTGAACCCGGCCTGGACGGCCATCCTGGGCTGGAGCGAACAGGAGCTGTTGACCAACCCCTATGCCGACATCATCCATCCGGACGACCTGGAAGCCACGGTCGCGGCCCTGACCCGGATGGGCGAGACCGGCCAGGCGGTGCGATACGAGAACAATATCCTGTCCAAATCCGGTGTCTGGACCCCGATGGGCTGGACCGTCTCGCCCGAGCCGGACGGCGTGCATTTCATCGCCGTCGGCCGCGACCTGACCGAGGACAAGGCCCGCGAGCGCCAGCTGGCTCTGGCCCAGGAGGCCTTGCGCCAGTCCCAGAAGATGGAGGCGGTGGGCCAGCTGACCGGCGGCATCGCCCACGACTTCAACAACCTGCTGGCCGGTATCTCGGGCTCGCTGGAGCTGCTGTCGCGCCGCCTGTCCGAAGGCCGGCTGAACGGCATGGAGCGCTATATCGACGCCGCCCAGGGCTCGGCCCAGCGCGCCGCCTCCCTGACCCAGCGCCTCCTGGCCTTCTCGCGCCGCCAGACCCTCGATCCCAAGCCCACCGACGTGAACCGTCTGATCGCGGGCATGGAGGACCTGATCCGGCGCAGCGTCGGGCCGGATGTCGAGGTCGAGGTCGTCGGCGCCGGCGGTCTGTGGGCGACGCGCGTCGACCCGTCCCAGCTCGAGAACGCCCTGCTGAACCTGTGCATCAACGGCCGCGACGCCATGGCCCCGGACGGCGGCCGCCTGACCATCGAGACGGCCAACAAATGGCTGGACGAGCGCGCCGCCGCGGAGCGCGACCTGGCCCCCGGGCAGTACATCTCGCTCTGCGTCACCGACACCGGCTCCGGCATGACGCCCGAGGTCCAGGCCCAGGCCTTCGACCCCTTCTTCACCACCAAGCCCCAGGGCCAGGGCACAGGTCTGGGGCTGTCGATGATCCACGGCTTCGTGCGCCAGTCGGGCGGCCAGGTCCGGATCTATTCCGAGCTCGGCAAGGGCACGACCCTGTGCCTGTACCTGCCCCGCGACCAGGCCGGCGTCGAGGAGGGCGAGGACGTCGCCCCGACCGCGGTGGCGGAGGGCGGCCACGGCGAGACGGTCCTGATCATCGACGACGAGGAAACCGTGCGCATGCTGGTCGCAGAGGTCCTGGGCGAGGCCGGCTACAACGTCATCGAGGCGCCCGACGGCCCGTCGGGTCTGGAGATCCTGCGCAGCGACCGCCGCATCGACCTGCTGGTCTCCGACGTCGGCCTGCCCGGCGGCCTGAACGGTCGCCAGGTCGCCGACGCCGCCCGCGTGACCCGGCCCGAGCTGAAGGTGCTGTTCATCACCGGCTATGCCGAGAACGCCGCCGTCGGCAACGGCCTGCTGGCCCCCGGCATGGAGGTCTTGACCAAGCCCTTCGTCATGGGCGACCTGGCCGCCAAGGTCCACGACATGATCGAGGGGTGA